A section of the Girardinichthys multiradiatus isolate DD_20200921_A chromosome 5, DD_fGirMul_XY1, whole genome shotgun sequence genome encodes:
- the LOC124867860 gene encoding polyunsaturated fatty acid lipoxygenase ALOX15B-like yields MLDYEVTVFTANRAAATTFNNVFIKLVGTSGESERKWLLSIRGASAFVRGAVATFTVSCPTSLGKLLLIELDKQPLVLFPEDSWFPAKVAVKSPEGDTYNFPVYRWITDSQVHRFREGTALRGFEDNHHLGRYSREQELKQRQKNYCWDVYVEGIPHCMKADDLLILPAEVRFSFTKQTEFLFTASTGLTELKLKGLADCKMGWTEVDDINRVFCCKESDLSDYVQQHWKEDAFFGYQFLNGVNPMMIRRCTVLPDNFPVTDKMVFPDSRCSLAVEMKKGNIFLCDYKQIDGVKTSIINDKKQYLMAPLVLLHKTPNDKLMPIAIQLKQKPAEDNPIFLPSDSEYDWLLAKIFVRSTDFSEHQLNVHLLRTHLLAEAFAVSLLRNVPMVHPLYKLLIPHTRYTLQINFLARKRLISKEGVFTQFSASGGEGMLTILRRSLSSMTYSSLCMPEDIAERGLKDVPNFYYRDDGLRLWDIINKFVRGVLSYYYKNDLEVQQDSELQKWILDIFEHGFLSHPCPGIPQKLTTVDSLIKFVTMVIFTGSAQHAAVNSGQFDYGGWMPNTPISLQLPPPTKKGKATEETMLKTLPDVNTTVQGMATLWLLSQQSSDFAPLGHYPEDHFSEKTPGQMIKNFQEELKALSAAIKKRNKDLEVPYTYMDPEKIENSVAI; encoded by the exons GTGGCAACTTTTACAGTTTCCTGCCCCACCTCCCTTGgaaaactgttgctgatagAGCTTGACAAACAGCCTCTTGTGTTGTTCCCCGAAGATTCTTGGTTCCCTGCCAAAGTGGCAGTCAAATCCCCCGAGGGAGACACTTACAACTTTCCTGTTTACCGCTGGATCACTGACAGCCAGGTGCACCGCTTCAGAGAGGGAACAG cTCTGAGAGGGTTTGAAGATAACCATCATCTTGGCCGGTATAGCCGGGAACAGGAGCTCAAGCAGCGTCAGAAGAACTATTG CTGGGATGTGTATGTGGAGGGAATTCCTCACTGCATGAAGGCAGATGATCTACTTATTCTACCTGCTGAGGTCAGATTCTCCTTTACCAAGCAGACAGAGTTTCTTTTCACAGCAAGCACAGG ACTGACAGAGCTGAAACTGAAGGGGCTGGCTGATTGTAAAATGGGATGGACGGAGGTTGATGATATCAACagggtgttttgctgcaaagAGTCTGACTTATCAG ACTATGTCCAACAACACTGGAAGGAAGATGCCTTTTTTGGCTACCAGTTTCTAAACGGGGTCAATCCCATGATGATCCGACGCTGTACCGTCTTGCCCGACAACTTTCCTGTAACTGACAAGATGGTTTTCCCTGATAGTCGTTGCAGCCTGGCGGTAGAAATGAAG aaaggCAACATATTTCTATGTGACTACAAGCAAATTGATGGAGTGAAAACAAGCATCATCAATGACAAAAAACAGTACTTGATGGCTCCACTCGTCTTGCTCCATAAAACCCCAAATGATAAACTCATGCCTATTGCTATTCAG TTGAAGCAGAAACCAGCAGAAGACAACCCAATCTTCCTGCCATCTGATTCTGAGTACGACTGGCTGCTAGCAAAGATTTTTGTGCGGAGCACAGATTTCAGTGAGCATCAGCTCAATGTTCACCTGCTGCGTACTCACCTGCTGGCTGAGGCATTTGCAGTGTCACTGTTGCGCAACGTGCCCATGGTGCATCCTCTCTACAAG cTTCTCATACCTCACACTCGCTACACTCTGCAGATCAACTTCTTAGCTCGGAAAAGACTCATATCTAAGGAGGGTGTTTTCACCCAA TTTTCAGCATCTGGAGGAGAGGGTATGCTCACAATTCTAAGGAGATCCCTGTCCTCAATGACATACAGCTCTCTCTGTATGCCTGAAGACATTGCTGAGCGTGGGCTAAAGGATGTACCAAACTTCTACTACAGAGATGATGGACTCAGACTGTGGGATATTATCAACAA ATTTGTACGGGGTGTCCTAAGCTACTACTACAAGAATGATCTTGAAGTTCAGCAAGACTCTGAACTACAAAAGTGGATTTTGGACATATTTGAACATGGATTCCTTTCCCATCCTTGCCCAg GAATCCCGCAGAAACTTACTACAGTGGACTCTCTCATCAAGTTTGTCACCATGGTGATCTTCACAGGCTCAGCCCAGCATGCTGCAGTGAACTCTGGACAG TTTGACTATGGTGGCTGGATGCCAAACACTCCAATTTCCCTGCAACTCCCACCACCAACCAAAAAAGGGAAAGCAACTGAAGAAACTATGCTGAAAACACTGCCGGATGTCAACACTACAGTTCAGGGCATGGCCACCCTATGGCTGCTCAGCCAGCAGTCCAGTGATTTT GCACCTCTTGGCCACTACCCCGAGGATCACTTCAGTGAGAAGACTCCAGGACAGATGATAAAGAACTTTCAAGAGGAGCTTAAGGCATTAAGTGCAGCCATCAAAAAGAGAAACAAGGATCTGGAAGTGCCTTACACATACATGGATCCAGAGAAGATAGAAAACAGTGTGgctatttga